From Fusobacterium varium:
AATATAGTTACCACCCTAATTATACAAAGGAGACATTCATGCAAATCAAACATATTATCTCTAAAATCAATATAACAAATCTTTTAGGTAAAATCAAGAAATATTTTAAAAATGAACATTTTGAGGATGTTAAACAGACTATTCAAAAATTCTTAGCTTGTTCTATTGATAAATCTTTTCTCTCTCTTCAATGCCCTAATTGTCATGAGGCGCATAAAATTAAAGTTACTTGTAAATCTAGATTTTGTCCTTCCTGCGGTAAACGTTATTCTGCTGTTTGAACTGAAAAAACTTCCACTTCTCTTATTGATGTTAAACATAGAAGTGTCCTTTTTACTATTCCTGAAGAACTTAGAATGTTTTTCTTCTATGATAGAGACCTTTTAACTAAGCTTGCTTATGCTGTTAATGATGTTTTTAAATATCAATTTCATAACATTAAAGCAAAAAATCAAAGAATTCATAAAATTTCAAAATATTCCTCTAAATACTTTACTAACTCAGATATCATTCATTATGGATTGATTACTGTTATTCATACCTTTGGACGCGATCTTAAATGGAATCCTCATATTCATGCTATTGTTACTTTAGGTGGATTCAATAAAAACTACCAATTTCTTGAAAAAAAATATTTTCATGTCAATTCCATTGCTGGACAATGGAAAAAAATGGTTATTGATATTGTTAAATCTGGAAATTATGACAAGCCTGAAATTAAAGCTAAAGCTTATGCTGCTGCTAACTACCTTTATCGCAAAAATACAAGATTCTTTTTCAATGTTGCAAAAAATGATTTAAATAATAATATTCATGCAATTAAATATATTGGCAGATATCTATCAAGAGCTCCTATCGCAGAATATAAAATTATTGATTTCTATGATAATAAGGTTACTTTCTATTATGAAAGTCTTGCTGATGATAAACAAAGAATTGAACTTACTTTAGATGCGGAAACATTTCTTTCCAAATTAATTATTCACATTCCCCCTAAACATTTCAAAATGATTAGGCGCTTTGGAATCTATTCTAGAAATATTAAATCAGAACTTAAAAACATCATGAAATTCATGAGAAAATATGTCTCTAAATATTCCAATTTTACTTTTTATCAACTTGAAATATGGAAAACTTTTGGAGTAAATCCTTTTTATTGTTTTAAATGTAATACCAGAATGAAAGTTAAAAAAATATCATATTTTAATATACATACAGGCTCCATTTGCTGGAAAGAATATCGCTAAAAAGCTGATTAACAATCAGCTTTTTTGTGCTGTCAATTTTAATCTTATTCAATTAATATATCTAATATGAATACAAAATAATTAACATTTTTTATTTTTTTAACAAATTTATCAAATTATAATTTCCTAAGAAAAAAGTAAAGAGGTCGAAATTAATCGACCTCTATTGGAGCAGACAAAAGAAAAATAATAGAATAAAAGGGATAAAAAACTTAATAAGACTAAATTCATGTAAGTAGAATTTAAAAATGTTGTGCAAAGCTTATACTAGCTTGGAATTAAATTCACATAAATAAAAAAATATTTTAGTAAAAAAAAACATCATCCATGAGGGAAATTCACCTTGTGGGTGATTTTTTGTTTTGGCAGATGATTTTTTATAAAAAGACAGTTTTAATATTAAAATAAGCTTCAGACTTTTTTATGAAAAAATTTACCACTGAACAAAAAATCAATGACGAGAACACCATTCCTGATAAAACCGTTCCCGAATTTTTAGAGCCATCAGAAGATAGTTTTTATTAGAAGATAATAAAAGAATAGAAGATATAAATAATACACATACAGGGGCATAACAGAAGCTTAATCAGGGAAAAGGCTGTGGCAGAAGCTGCAGTCTTTTTTTTACCCAAAAATAAAAAAATGAACAGTAATACAGAACTGTTTTTCAAGATAATAGCTACAACAGGAACTTTTTTATTGGCATATCACAAGTATATACTTTCACTGTTTGACAAAAAACTGGACAAGAGAGATTGTGAAAAAGAAAGACTGTATGCAGAGAAATTCAGAACAGAAAATATAAGAACACTAACTGATGGAATAAAAAGAATAGAGGAGAGAATGACAGGAATAGAAAAAGAATCGATGAAACAATACAAGAATTAATACACTAAAGAAAATACTCTTTAATACTATAAAAGCAATAAAAGTTCTCTTTAATGTATAAAGGCGAACTTTTACATGTTTTAACTTTATCAATTATAATCTCTAAAATTGATAAAGTCAAGATAAAAATATTTTTAGGGAAAATATCCTTAAAAAAATGACCCCCTGTAAATAAAGTAATTACGACTATTTTATGTTCGCTTTTATACATATAAGAGAACAATTATCAATTTTACTGAATTTGAGATTATTATAAATGTAAAAAAAGTTGAATTTGAAGTAAAAAATATCAAAGGGGGAGAGGAAAATATGATTAAAGAAATGGAGAAAGCTTTAAAAAGATATCTCAAGGGAAAGAATAGAATAACAATGGGAGTGGTAGTAGCTTTTTTACTGGGAAACAGTTTTGCATTTGGAGATGTTACGATAAAATATGATACTGCAGCTTCAACTCTTATTGTACAAGATGATTCAGGAACTAATATAGGAACAGTAACAAAAAATCCTGCTGGTAAATTTACCTGGACAATACCAGAAGGAACAGATATAACTGAAACTGTAAAAATAGATGATACAGTAAATGCAAATAATATTAAAGTAAATATAGTGAATAGTGGAAATATAAGTGGGAGCAGTACTGGTGGAGATAAATCAGGAAATGGAATTTATTCTTATTCTGAAAAAGGAGCTAATACAATAGGAAATATAATAAATAGTGGAACTATAACTGGTAGTACTACTGGTCGTGGAGAGAGTTCAGGAAATGGAATTTATTCTAATGGTAATGAGAGTAAAATAGGTGATATAATCAATAATGGAATAATTAGTGGAAATGGTCTTGGTAGTAGTAGCGGAAATGGAATTTATTCTAGTTCTTATAGTTTTTATCTTTTCCCCATAGAGAATAAAATAGGTGATATAATCAATAATGGAATAATTAGTGGAAATAATAGTGGAAGTTATCCAGGAAATGGAATTTATTCTAGTTCTGGTGCTGCTAGTTCTACTGCAAAGAACAAAGTAGGCAACATAACGAATTATGGAATAATTAGCGGAAATGGTGGTAATCAAGGATATGGAATTTATTCTTATTCTAATTCTGATTCATCAATAATAGAATCAATTTCGAATTCTGGTGTTATAATGGGAAGTCAAAATGGAATATATATTAAAGGAGATTCTAGTTCAAAGATTGATAAATATAGCAATTATGGACTTGTAATAGGACAGACACCAGTCAAAATTGAAGGTGGCGGAACAGTAAACACTCTAAAAGAACAGGGAATGGCTATAACTCTTGATGGAAGTGGAGATATCACTTCTATTGCTTCAGGAACTGGAGGAAGTACAGGAATATATTCTATAGTGAATACTCAATTAAGAGATAATTTAGGAAGCACAGTATCATCTGGTGCAGTAGATTCATATGATGTATATACAAGCGACCAAAGTATTTCAGATACTATTATCAATGGTGCTGGTGTAAATAGTGGAACAGTGACAATAGAAGCAGATAAGAATTTTTCACTTAATGGCGGAATTATTAATGCCTATAAAACTGCTGTTACAGTTAAAGATGGAGCTTCATTTACTGGTACAGATGTAACAATCAATGGTGGGGGCTTAGATAAAACTACTCCTGTTATTTCTGGAGATTCAGGAGCTAATACAGTAAATATATCTGGAAATTCTTTTATCAATGGAAAAGTTGATTTAGAAGATGGAGATGATACTTTATCTATTGGAAATTCCACTCAAATCAATGGAGATATAGATGGTGGAACAGGAACTGATACTCTTTATTTTGGTTCAGCTATTGCCAGAGCAGTGGGAAATGATAATATAAATCTTTTCCATAAAATATCAAATGTGGAAGAAATAAATATAAATCAAAAAGTAACTGCATTTGAAACTTCTGAAATTACAGGAGCAGATAAGATTAATATTGGTAAAAATGGGGAGCTTGTATTAAGAATAGATGGAACAAATAGTAATAAACATGCACTTTCCAATGGAAATAGTAGTGGAACAATAGATTCAGATGGTGGAAAACTTCTTCTTGCGCTTAATGGAGTATCTGATGGAAGTACAATAGATATGGGAATGAATCTTGGAGATGGAATATATGGAGTGGAAAATCCAGACATAGAATATAGAGATTTATTTACTTTAGATACAACTTCATATTTACATTCTATTAGAAAAACTCCTGGTTCTTCAACAATAACAGTTGAAACTAAATCTACACTTCCACTGTCACCAACAACACCTGAATATACAAATTATGGGAAATTAAATAAAATATATCAAAGTATGAGGGTTGTAGATGGTGTAAAAGAATTTAATGTAGATACTGATGAAAAATTCTCATCTTTTATGGGATACTTAAATGATATCTATGCAGGAAATCCATACTCATATTCTTCTGAACTATCAAGAAAATCAATGGGAATGTTCAGAGATATAGCTACTGAAAATTCATTTAAAGCAGATACAGGAAAATGGATGATATACGGCGGACTTACTCATATAGATGGAGGAACTAAAGATACATACTATGGAAAAGGATACTATACTTATGATATAGGAAGTTCTGATATAGATTCTGATACAAAAATCACAGGAGCATATATGCTTGGAGAGTATGGAGTATCTGATGACTTTAAAGCTGGAGTGGCAGTTGGAGGAAACAAGTTTAAATCTGACTTGTCTAATGGCTCAAAAGTTGATGGAGATGCGCTGTATATTGGAGGATATGCTAAGAAGTATCTTGGAAATCTAAAAGTAACAGCAGGAGCAGGATTCCAGTATGGAGATTATGATGCAGACAGAACAGCAGCAGGAAGAGAAATTACAGAAACAAGAAGCTATTCTTCAAGCTACAATGATTTGACTTATGATATTTATCTGAATGGAAGATATTCACTTAATATTGGAGATAATCTATACTTAGAACCTTATGGAACACTGTCATATACATATGTAAAACAGGATGGAGCAGATGAGGGAAATAAAACTTTAGCAATAGAAACAGATTCACAATCATTTGACTACACAGTTGGAAAAATGGGAATAGATCTTAAAAAAGTGATACCACATGAAAAAGGAAAGAGTACATTATCAATTGGAGCAAGCTATACAAAAATACTTGATGGAGCAGATGAGGAATATATCACAGGAAGATTTAAAGGTGGAAGCGACTTTGATATATTAGTTGCCCACAAGAATGAACATAGCTTAGGATTGAATGCTAAATATGCACTTGAACTGGAAAATGGAATCTTGTTTGATGTAAAAGGAAGCTATGCAATAGAAAGAGATTCACATAATCAATCTGGAAAGAATAAAACTGAAGGTGAATGGATAGTTGGAGCAGGGCTGGGTTATAAGTTCTAGTGGAAATAACAGGGGGAAGTTATGACAGAAGGGGAATTTATAAGATTCTATAAAAAGAGAAATGGACTAAAGAATCAGCAGGAAGTAAAAGAAAAGATAGACTTATTCTGGAATACACTGCTAAAAGTTCTGGATAAAGGGGAAAAGGTAACCTTTAAAAATTGGGGAACATTTGAAGAAAAAGAGGTAAAACCAAGAAAAATAATGATAACTAAAATAAATAAATCTGGTTATACAAAAGCTAAAAAGAAGATAAGATTCAGAGCAGGAGCGGGCTTGCAGGATATAGTAAATGGAGCTGGTACTGATGAATAAGAGAGAATTAGCAAAAGTATACATTGAAACAAGCAAAGGGGAAATATCAGCAAGAAAGGCACTGAAAGAAATAGAAGTATTTCTTGAAACAATGCAGGAGGCTTTGCAGAAAAGCCATTCATTGATTTTTAGAAATATAGGAACATTTGAAGTAAAGGAAAGAAAACCAAGAGTAATAGCCAATCCGGTAACTAAAGAACCTATGAAGATTTATCCAAGAAAAACAGTGAAATTCAGAGAATCTAAAAAAATAAGCAAAGAATAAATATTTTAATTAATTGAAGAGATAAAAAAAGCTGAGTAACATTTAAAAAAATGTTTTACTCAGCTTTTTTTACATCTTAATTTATTCTATTTATTTAAAAAATCTACTGCCAGTTGTGAAAGAGCTTTTGCACTTATCTTTAAATGTTTTTCATTCCACAATAATTTTGGATGATGAAGCATAGCCTCAATATCCTCTTGAGTATCTCTTACTCCCACTAAGAAAAAATTAGAGGGTATTTTTTTTCCAAAATACGAGAAATCTTCTGACCCCATAAGAGGTTCCTTCATTACTATTATATTTTCCTCTCCTACTACTTTTCCTAATGTTTCCTTTGAAAACTCAAACATCTCATGATTATTTTTTACTGCTGGGTACATTCTATTTACATCAAATACATAAGAAGCTCCATAAGAGCTTGTAATCCCTTTTATAATACATTCCATTCTCTCAACAATCTCATTTGTCAATTCTTCATCAAATGTCCTTATAGTTCCTTTTATAGTCAGCTTATCTGGAATTACATTATATGTTTCTCCTGCCTTTATACTACAACATGATAACACTGCAGGTTTAAGTGTAGATATATTTCTGCTCATTATATTTTGAAAATTTGTTACTATCTGGCTTCCTATTATAATTGGGTCTACAGTTTTTTCTGGCTGTGATCCATGTCCTCCTACTCCTTGTATCATTATATCAAAAGAAGTTGTATGTGACATCATATCCCCATCTTTTACTAATATTTGTCCTGCTTTATACGCTGGCCAAATATGACATCCAAATGCTGCATCTACTTTTGGATTCTCAAGTATTCCAGCTTTAATCATAGGATCAGCTCCACCTGGTCCCTCCTCTGCTGGCTGAAATACAAGTTTTATATTACCTGATATTTCGTCTTTCAATTCATTTAAAATCATTGCTGCTCCCAAAAGTCCTGCTGCATGTCCATCATGTCCACAGGCATGCATATTCCCTGCTATTTCAGATTTAAATTCACAATTGCTCTCTTCATCAATAGGCAGTGCATCTATATCCGCTCTCAACAGAACTGTTTTTCCATCCTTTTTTCCTTTTATAAGGCCAACTATACCTGTTACAGCTATTCCACTGTCATATGGAATCCCTATTCTATCTAATTCCTTTTTTATTATCTCTGCTGTTTTAAATTCTTTAAATCCCAACTCAGGAAATCTATGAAGTTCTCTCCTTACTTCCATTATTCTTCCTAAATGTTTTTCTGCCAGCTGTTCAATTTTTTCTTTCATTATATTTCCTCCTGATATTTTATATTATAGTCCAAATGGTAGTCCACAAGTAAAGAACACTGCAAGAAGAAGAATGCTTACTATAAGTGTTATTAGTGAATAAGGAATCATATTTGCAATTAGAGTTCCTATACCAAAATTTTTATCATATTTTCTTGCCACTGCCAATACTAATGGTAAATATGGGAACAGTGGTGAAAGCATATTTGTAGAAGCATCTCCTATTCTATATGCCATTTGTGTAAGTGAAGGGTCATATCCCAGCAGCATAAACATTGGAACAAATACTGGAGAAAGAATAGCCCATTTAGCTGATGCACTTCCTATAAATATATTTATAAAGGCAACTAAAAGAATGTATGCCACCAATAATGGCATTCCTTCAAGTCCTAATCCTCTTATCCCATCAGCTCCTTTTATTGCCATAATTATTCCTAGATTACTTTTAGAAAAAAGGCTTAAAAATTGAGCTGAAATAAATACTATAAATATATATCCACCCATTTCCCCCAAAGTCTGTGATATCATCCTTACAACATCTTTATCACTTTTTATTTTTCCAGTAATTTTTCCAAAAACAAGACCTGGTATAAAAAATGCAAGTGCCATTATAGGAATAAGTCCAGCCATCAATGGAGATTTAGTCGATACAAGAGAACCTGCATCATCTTTCAAAAAAGCTCCCTTCCCAACTGCTAAAAATATAATCAATACTGCATATATTAAAAAAGAAATACCAGCATATCTAAGTCCTTTTCTTTCAACTTCCAATATTTCTTTCTCTTCATTTTCTCCTAATTTTTTCTCAGGAGCAGGAAATCTTGGCTCTACAAATTTAACCGTTACCCATGCTATAACAAATATCTGAAGTATTGAATTTGTTATATTAAAATAAAGTGTCATAGCTGGACTCTTAGTAAAAGTTGGTGACAAAAGCTGGGTGGCTGGTATAGTAAAAGATGTAAGAAGTATATCATTCAAACTTACAAATAATCCTGAACAAAAACCTATTGCTGCCCCTGCAAATGAAAGCAGCATTCCAACAATTGGATTTTTTCCAAGATTAAGAAATATTAAAGCTGCTAAAGGTGGAAGTACAATAAATCCTGCATCTCCTATTCCAGTAAATATCAATCCCATTATTACAACTGTAAAATATATTAAATTGCTTGGTACCTTTTTTACTACAACAGTAAGAAGACTTTCTAAAAATCCACTTTTATCTGCAAGCCCTATTCCTATCATTGCCACTAATACTACCCCTAAAGGTGGATAAGTTTGAAAAACTGTTACCATACTCATAAGTATTTGTTTTAAATTCTCCTTATTCAATAAATTTTCAGCAGTTATCATATTATGAGTGAGTGGATGTTCAACTGCAACTCCAGCCTTGCTGCAGACAAAAGATATTATTAATATTGCTATACATAATATTAAAAATATAGATACTGGATCTGGAAGTTTATTTCCAATTACTTCAAAACAGTTTAAAATTTTATCCAATGCTGTTATATTTTTTACATCTGCATTCCTTCCTTTTTTTTCAATCTTCCCCATTTATTTTCCTCCTTGAAGTTCAAAATTCTTAGTATTTTCTTCAAAAATATACAATTTTATTTTTAAAAAATATCTTTTTAAAATATTTTTATCATATTTTAAAATATACTATTCAAACAAAAAAAACTCAAATATATTAAATATATAACTTTGATTTTTCATTACAGAATTCATTTTTAAAATAAAATGATAAATTTATAAACTATTGTTTTGCTTTTGCAGACAAATATTATATAATAAATTATAGTTATTTTACCGGGGGAATATAAAGGGGGAGTCGTTATGTATCAAAAAAACATTAAAGAAAACAATGAAAACAAAATCTTTGAATATGTTTTCAACTCTAATCACAATTTTGTTATTAATGAAGTTGCAGAAAAGATGGATATGAGTTTTCCTACAGTAAAAAGAATAATAACTTTTTTTCTGGAGAAAAATATCATAATTGAAGAGGACAAGGTAGGTAGTGGAGTAGGTAGAAAAGCCAGAGAATACTCCTTCAATGATTTTTTCTGCCATTCTGTAGGGGTACAGATTTCAGAGGAAAAAATTAAAATGGTCCTTACAAATGCTAAAGGTATTGTTATTAAAAAGCACTCTAAGACACTTCAAAAAGGTGGTCTTTCTATTACAGATGCCTTAATGGAAGAATTAGAATTCTTTTTAAGCAGACTATCCAAATCTGTTTTTAAAAGTATTATTGGAATAGGAATATCTGTTCCTGGAATAGTAAATGAAGAAGGGAAGTTTATAGAATTTAATTCCAAAAATAAAACTGATATTTCCATAATTGAAAAAATAAAAAAAAGATTTGATATTCCTGTTCTTGTAGAAAATGAATCAAATCTTTCTGCAATTGCTGAAGCCTTTTTAAGTGAAAATTCACTTTTATCGAATTTCACAGCTCTTACTATTAATGATTATGTTGGAATAAGCTCTTTTACTAGAGAAAAAAATCAAAATGATTTTCATTTCAAAGCAGGAAGAATGCACCATATGATTGTCAATCCAGAAGGAAAAGCCTGTGATTGTGGTTCAAAAGGTTGCTGGGGGGCATATGTTTCAAATCATGCTTTGGTTGAAGAATTTCATAAAGTATTTAAAAAAATAAAAAAATATGAAAACATTTTCCAAGATGAATATTTGGAAACTAAAGAAGGTAAAAAAATATTAGCTGAATATATAAAATACCTTGCTATTGGTATTAAAAATCTGTTATTTTTTTCCAATCCAGAAAAACTTATAATTTCAGGTAAAATATGCCAGCAGCAAAAATATATTAAAGAAAAACTTCTAGAAGAAATATATAGTGAGCATATTTTCTATCGTGGAAAAGAAACTATAACTTTTTCTTCTTTCGAAGAAAATTCAAGTCTTATAGGTGCTGCCATATTTCCAATAGTAGACTCATTATTTTAAAATAAAAAAATTCCCTGTATAACTACACTCTCTGTCTTAAATAACTAAGATGGAGGGTGTTTTTTATTTAATTATTTCTTCTTTTCTATTGTAATTATAGCTATTTTTTATACCTTATTTTTCTTTCTTAAAATTTATATTTTACTCATATATTTATTTTTTTTATTCTCTGCTCCTCTTCATATTATTAAAATTTAAAATAAATTATTTAAGTATATATAATTTTATTTCGATTAATTAAAAATCATATTTACAAATATTTTTATATATATATTTCTTAATTATTTTCTCTTTACTTCTTTTTATTTATTGCATTTTAAAACAAAAAATAAATACAGATTTTCAAACATCAATATTTTTCTATTCTACATGAGCTATTTCCCATAAAACTTATTTATAAATCACTACTTCTATACTTGACTTTTTCTCATTAACATGATAAAAATTTTATAGTTTAATTATAAAATATTTTGCTTTATAAAATATTTTTAGCAGTGTATAATATAAAGTATTGATAATTAAAAAATTTTTAAAGGAGCAATTGAGAATGGATAATATAAGAAAAATAGCAATATATGGAAAAGGGGGGATAGGGAAATCTACTACAACATCTAATTTGTCGGCAGCTCTTGCTATAATGGGGAAAAAAGTAATGCAGATAGGGTGTGACCCTAAGTCAGATTCAACCAAAAATCTTATGAAGGGAAAAAGAATTCCAACAGTCTTAGAAATGATAAAAGAAAAAGGAGAAGATTTAGAACTGGAAGATATAGTTTATGAAGGATTTGGCGGAGTCCTCTGCGTTGAAGCAGGAGGCCCTACTCCTGGTGTAGGATGTGCTGGAAGAGGAATAATATCTGCTTTTGAAAAATTAGAAGAACTTGAAGCTTTTGAAAAATATAAACCTGATATTGTTATTTATGATGTATTGGGAGATGTTGTCTGTGGAGGATTTGCAATGCCTATAAGAGGAGGCTACGCCAGAGAAGTTTATATAGTCAGCTCAGGTGAAATGATGTCTTTATATGCTGCCAATAACATAGCTATGGCAATTCGAGGCTTTGGTAAACGTGGCTATGCTAAATTAAATGGACTTATACTGAACTCTAAAAATATTGAAAATGAAGTGGCTATTGTAGAAGAAGCTGTAAAGGAAATTGATACAAAAATTGTTCAATATATTCCTAGATCATCCGAAATACAAAAAGCAGAAAGCATTGGTGGTACTGTATTTGAAGCATTCTCTCAATCAGAAATGCAGAAAGTATATCAACAACTAGCAGAATATGTATTAGCTCAGGAATATTAAAATATAAAAGATGGAGATAAAAGATGGATGGAATAAAAATGGCTGAAAGCCTAAAAAAATTAAGAGATGTAAGGAAGATTAAAGATGTCGAACCCTTAAGCAACGCACTGTTTCCAGGATATCATTGTCCACTTATGGGAGCTATGCTTACAATAAAAGAGATAGAAGATGCAATAATGATGGTTATAGGTCCTGATGAATGTACCTACTACACTAAAATGGCTACAAGCAGAATGCGTGGTGTTGGCATGACTGGAGCTGTAGGTGCTTCTGGTGGATCAGAAGGAAATATAGTATCTCTTGTCTTAGATGGACATGATGTCTCTTTTGGCTGTAAAGAAAAATTGGAAGAAGCATTTGAAGAATTAGTGGAAGAATACCAACCTAAAACGGTTTTTTTAGTTACTACCTGTGTAGTAGAAGTTATTGGAGATGATATTGATTCTTTAGCTGAAGTTTTTGAAGAAAAATATAATTTCCCTGTAAAAGTTGTTCATGCAGAAAATTTTAAAACTGATGATCATCTTCCTGGAATACAAGATACTATGACTGTATGTATCAATCTTATGGAAAAGCAAGAATGTAATGGTAGTATCAATGTTCTTGGACAACGCCTTGGTGATTTCAATAAATCAGAACTATATAGAATATTAAAAGAAGCTGGAGTCCTAAAGGGGCTGCAATTACCTGGACAATGTACTTTTGAACAGATAAAAACTGCTCCTTCTGCCAAAGTAAATATTGTAGTTCATCCTATTGGAATTCCTCTTGCTAAAAAAATGAAAAAGAAATTTGATATTCCATATATAATGTTTGAAAGAATGTCAACTCCTGAAAATATTTATAATTCCTACAAAGAATTATTTCAATTATTAAAAAAACCTCTCCCTGAGGAAATAGAAACTCTATATAAATTATCTAAAGAAAAAGAAAAAAATATAAAAAGTTCTATGAAAAATCTAAAATACTTCAGCGGAAATACTGCTTTATCAACTTATGAATTTCATTCATATTTGATTGAATTAGGTCTTGATCCTATTTTAATTCAGACTTCTGATATTCCATCAGAAGATGATCCACATTTAAAAATTATTCTTGAAAAAGCAGATCCTTTTGTAACAAGAGCTGCCAATATAGGTCCTCTCAAGTATCTTTATAGTGTATTGAAACCTGATATAAGTATAGGAGCTGGTAATTCATCTGAAATGAGAAAATATGGAGTAGTACCAGTTATATTAACTAATGCTTACAACATATTAGGATTTGAAGTAAATACTATGGTATTGGAAACTATTTCAAAAGCTAATAAAGATTCAAAACACTTAAAAGGAGGGAATATAAATGAGCTTATGTAGAACTTATCCTACTCCATCAAATAGAATGGCAGTAATATGGAGTTTAATGCCTATAAAAAATTCAGTTGTTTTAGAATATGGCCCAGCTGGGACTACTCATTTTGGTGCTGGATTCTATGGTTCTTTTAATATAGACTTAGAAAATTCATTATTCACTACTCATATAAGTGAAGATGATATAATTATGGGAGATGTATCAAGATTAGAAAAAGCAATAGTTGAAGTAGATGAAAGCTATCACCCAGAAGTTATATTTATAGTGGCATCAGCTGTGATTGCAGTAATAGGAACTGATATAAAAGGAGTCTGTACATATATGCAGGATAAGGTTAAAGCAAAACTTATCTGCTTTGATGATGGTGGATTTGGTGGAGATTATACTATGGGATTGGAAAATACATATACATTATTTATTAAAGAGTTTGTTCTTTCTGAAAATTCATTTAAAAACTCTGATAAATATAATATCCTTGGAGCTTCAGCTGCATCTTATAGAATAAGATCAGATGTCTGGGAAATAAAAGATTTAATGAAAAGAGCTTTCACTATGGAAAATGGTACAGTTCTTGGGCTTGAAGCTGGGATAGATGATTTAAAAAAAATGGGAGAAGCTGCTTTGAATATTGTTCTTAGAAAAGAGGCACTTCCAGCAGCAAAATTATTAAAAGAAAAATTTGGTACACCATACATATATCAGTGCCCATATGGATATAATGGAACATTAGTATGGGTTGATAAAATATCCATATTATTATCTAAAAAAATTGAAGTTTCATTTAAAAAACAACTTGAAGAAAAAATAAAAGATGTTAAAGATATGTCCAGAATGATGATGGCAACACGTATGAGAACACAGCCTGCAGCGTCAATAATTGGTGATTATGATACTATTGTAGGATTTAGTGATTTTTGTAGAGAGTTT
This genomic window contains:
- a CDS encoding putative oxidoreductase nitrogenase, with amino-acid sequence MDGIKMAESLKKLRDVRKIKDVEPLSNALFPGYHCPLMGAMLTIKEIEDAIMMVIGPDECTYYTKMATSRMRGVGMTGAVGASGGSEGNIVSLVLDGHDVSFGCKEKLEEAFEELVEEYQPKTVFLVTTCVVEVIGDDIDSLAEVFEEKYNFPVKVVHAENFKTDDHLPGIQDTMTVCINLMEKQECNGSINVLGQRLGDFNKSELYRILKEAGVLKGLQLPGQCTFEQIKTAPSAKVNIVVHPIGIPLAKKMKKKFDIPYIMFERMSTPENIYNSYKELFQLLKKPLPEEIETLYKLSKEKEKNIKSSMKNLKYFSGNTALSTYEFHSYLIELGLDPILIQTSDIPSEDDPHLKIILEKADPFVTRAANIGPLKYLYSVLKPDISIGAGNSSEMRKYGVVPVILTNAYNILGFEVNTMVLETISKANKDSKHLKGGNINELM
- a CDS encoding putative aminobenzoyl-glutamate transporter, producing the protein MGKIEKKGRNADVKNITALDKILNCFEVIGNKLPDPVSIFLILCIAILIISFVCSKAGVAVEHPLTHNMITAENLLNKENLKQILMSMVTVFQTYPPLGVVLVAMIGIGLADKSGFLESLLTVVVKKVPSNLIYFTVVIMGLIFTGIGDAGFIVLPPLAALIFLNLGKNPIVGMLLSFAGAAIGFCSGLFVSLNDILLTSFTIPATQLLSPTFTKSPAMTLYFNITNSILQIFVIAWVTVKFVEPRFPAPEKKLGENEEKEILEVERKGLRYAGISFLIYAVLIIFLAVGKGAFLKDDAGSLVSTKSPLMAGLIPIMALAFFIPGLVFGKITGKIKSDKDVVRMISQTLGEMGGYIFIVFISAQFLSLFSKSNLGIIMAIKGADGIRGLGLEGMPLLVAYILLVAFINIFIGSASAKWAILSPVFVPMFMLLGYDPSLTQMAYRIGDASTNMLSPLFPYLPLVLAVARKYDKNFGIGTLIANMIPYSLITLIVSILLLAVFFTCGLPFGL
- a CDS encoding nitrogenase iron protein, which produces MDNIRKIAIYGKGGIGKSTTTSNLSAALAIMGKKVMQIGCDPKSDSTKNLMKGKRIPTVLEMIKEKGEDLELEDIVYEGFGGVLCVEAGGPTPGVGCAGRGIISAFEKLEELEAFEKYKPDIVIYDVLGDVVCGGFAMPIRGGYAREVYIVSSGEMMSLYAANNIAMAIRGFGKRGYAKLNGLILNSKNIENEVAIVEEAVKEIDTKIVQYIPRSSEIQKAESIGGTVFEAFSQSEMQKVYQQLAEYVLAQEY
- a CDS encoding putative transcriptional repressor, which produces MYQKNIKENNENKIFEYVFNSNHNFVINEVAEKMDMSFPTVKRIITFFLEKNIIIEEDKVGSGVGRKAREYSFNDFFCHSVGVQISEEKIKMVLTNAKGIVIKKHSKTLQKGGLSITDALMEELEFFLSRLSKSVFKSIIGIGISVPGIVNEEGKFIEFNSKNKTDISIIEKIKKRFDIPVLVENESNLSAIAEAFLSENSLLSNFTALTINDYVGISSFTREKNQNDFHFKAGRMHHMIVNPEGKACDCGSKGCWGAYVSNHALVEEFHKVFKKIKKYENIFQDEYLETKEGKKILAEYIKYLAIGIKNLLFFSNPEKLIISGKICQQQKYIKEKLLEEIYSEHIFYRGKETITFSSFEENSSLIGAAIFPIVDSLF